The Papaver somniferum cultivar HN1 chromosome 6, ASM357369v1, whole genome shotgun sequence genome segment ATGTTTTTTGAATCAAATGTCATCATCCACGCGAACCACTTGATCATTTCCAAGTTAGCCCTGTTATATGTTGGAAACTCCATTTCTAAGGCTGAGCAGCGAAGTACCACTACTGTGTAACTGTTACATGTATTTGTAGAATATGCTTTTGTCTGTACTTTTTATGGTACTCATGTCGTACGATATATCATGTGATATGAGATGAGACAATAACTATATCTTAATGTGGCCTTATGAAGTTACAATATATGATATATATCTTAATGTAGCTGCATGTACTAACAGTTTTGGCGACCTGTTTCCACCAGCGAAGATATTACCAGTGGTCAAAAGACAGCATTTGCTGTTATGCACCCTACTGATTTGCAATGCTGCTGCCATGGAGGTAAAGTCTCTTCAGGAATATTTATTAATAATTTTTGTAACACGTTTCCAGGTGAGGCTAACTTTCTATTGAATTCCCATTTTTTCACCAGGCGCTGCCCATTTTCCTTGATAGTCTCATTACGGCTTGGGGAGCTATACTGATTTCAGTGACCTTGATACTTTTGTTCGGAGAGGTTAGCAACTCATGGTTGATGTTTAAGTTATGTTCAATCAGATGTCCATTCTTAATCATCTTGTCGACAATTGTTTGATTTAAACACCATCTGAAAAAATGATGCATactattttaatttaatttatcttgATGCATGCTAATTGGTTCTCTGTACACTTCCAGATTATACCCCAATCTATCTGTTCTCGACATGGTTTGGCAATTGGAGCTGCTGTGGCTCCAGTTGTCCGAGTACTAGTTTGGATCTGCTTTCCGGTTGCATATCCAATTAGCAAGGTAATTCTCGATGTACTGGCACTGGGGTTCTCTTTCTTATATTACtttaatttgttttgttttacatATGCTATGATAGTTCTCATGACCGTTAACATGCTGTTCTTTCCAGCTGTTGGACTTTCTACTGGGGGATCGACATGTCGCTCTTTTTCGTAGAGCTGAGTTGAAAACACTAGTGGGCTTCCATGGTAACGAGGtaagtttctctttaacaaatcctGTTTTGATTATAAACGAACAAAATTCTTGATGGTTCGCCATTTCCCTATGGCTAGATTTCATCCTGTCTATGTTTATCTGATATTTGTTGCTTGGTTAGTCTTAAGTTCACACAATATCATACTGTTACGCTGTTGTGACTCTGCTCTTGGTAACAGGCGGGAAAGGGTGGGGAGCTGACCCACGACGAAACAACGATCATTGCAGGAGCACTAGAGCTCACAGAGAAAACAGCCAGTGACGCCATGACTCCTATTTCCGAAGCATTTGTTATTGATATTAATGCAAAGCTTGATAGGTAGACTACTACTTTGTAGTGCAAGTAACAATCTTATCATTTTTACATGGTTCAAGCTTTGTTTCATGGCATCATGTGATTCTTGtaatttcaggaatctgatgaagcTAATACTGGACAAAGGTCACAGCAGACTACCTGTCTATTATGAACAGCCTACAAACATAATCGGacttgttttggtaaattttCTTTTGTGCACTTTATTGCCTTGGAAACTAGCTCTTCTTTTCCAATTTATTGCTGAACATTTTAACTTGGGCAAAAGCCATATTGCCAATCCTTAACTTAATACTTCCCCTTCTGAAATGTAGGTAAAGAATTTACTAACCATCCATCCCGGGGATGAGGTACCTGTTAAGAATGTCACAATTCGCAAGATTCCAAGGTATGTTGTTTTGGTAATAATCCACTTCGTCGTTCTTTAGGTTGAGGGAGTTCACTTGATAATGTTTTGATCTCCTTTTTAGTTCATTTTGGTAGGCTTACTCTTCTATGTGAATAAGTGCATGAAAAGATATATAAGTAGCTCTCTTAGCTTTCGTCATTTTTGAGTATATGCCAAGTGAGGATGCAAATTATAAAATGTAATGAGGTTTCCATTTGGCTCCATCACGACTCATTTGAGCTGTGTCATTGAATGTTTCCAATAATTACCTACTCTGAGCCAGATTCCAATAGTAACTGCTCGACTGAAAATGGGTCACGACTAGTAGTTAATATTAATGTTTTTAAACGTGGTTCATGTGCTAGGGTACCGGAGAATATGCCTTTGTATGATATCTTAAATGAGTTTCAGAAAGGGCATAGCCACATGGCTGTCGTCATAAGGCACCACAACAAATCGACGACACCAGAAAGCAAGATTCTGGCTGATGGTAAGCACTAATTTGgtaatcttcttttttttttttttttttttttcccactCTGAATTTCTCAAGTTTTtagttaatttctttttatatgattttcCTTTCTGTTTTGCTGTTTACAAGCTTATAAAGACTCAGTGAGGGTGGACATTGATGGGGAGCAGACGCAACAGGAGAAAACTTTGAAGAAACAGGTATCGTTGCAAAGGTGGAAAAGCTTTCCCTATAATGGCAAAGACAAAGACAATTCAAACAAGGGAACACTGAGGACTATGAGGAGCAAGAAGTTCGCGAGAGATATCGATGCGGATGTATTGCAGATTGATGACAACCCACTTCCCAAACTCAGTGAGGAAGAGGAGGCTGTTGGCATTATAACCATGGAAGATCTCATTGAAGAGCTACTCCAGGTATTTGAACACAGTATTGAAAGCAttttttttaaaaggaaaaaaCTTAGTTTCTTGGGACATCTTTGTAGAGCTAACTAAGATGAAATGTTGTTTTGAAATCCATAGGAGGAGATATTCGACGAGACGGATCATCATGACGAGAATTCGTAACACGTATGCATTCGATAGCTGTAAGTAAGATGGTTTCCGTAACAAAACACTAGAACATTGATCCCTGATGTATTATTAAGAATCATAAATGCAGAGAATCATAGTTTTGTTGTAGTAGTTGTGCCTAAATACTTCCGGACACATAGAAAAAGATACTTCTAATCTTCAATAGAGTTTCCAAATTACCCTTTATTTTCAACCAAtgatgcatttttatttttatcttgacaTGCATTCATCCTTGCACAATCAACACATAAAGATgattacatttttatttttatgtgttGACTGCATTTTTATGCAGTCAACACATAAAGATGGAAATAAGATGAGTA includes the following:
- the LOC113285929 gene encoding DUF21 domain-containing protein At2g14520-like isoform X1, translated to MAVEYTCCEAGFFLHILIITVLVLFAGMMSGLTLGLMSMSLVDLEVLAKSGTPIDRKHAAKILPVVKRQHLLLCTLLICNAAAMEALPIFLDSLITAWGAILISVTLILLFGEIIPQSICSRHGLAIGAAVAPVVRVLVWICFPVAYPISKLLDFLLGDRHVALFRRAELKTLVGFHGNEAGKGGELTHDETTIIAGALELTEKTASDAMTPISEAFVIDINAKLDRNLMKLILDKGHSRLPVYYEQPTNIIGLVLVKNLLTIHPGDEVPVKNVTIRKIPRVPENMPLYDILNEFQKGHSHMAVVIRHHNKSTTPESKILADAYKDSVRVDIDGEQTQQEKTLKKQVSLQRWKSFPYNGKDKDNSNKGTLRTMRSKKFARDIDADVLQIDDNPLPKLSEEEEAVGIITMEDLIEELLQEEIFDETDHHDENS
- the LOC113285929 gene encoding DUF21 domain-containing protein At2g14520-like isoform X2, which codes for MEALPIFLDSLITAWGAILISVTLILLFGEIIPQSICSRHGLAIGAAVAPVVRVLVWICFPVAYPISKLLDFLLGDRHVALFRRAELKTLVGFHGNEAGKGGELTHDETTIIAGALELTEKTASDAMTPISEAFVIDINAKLDRNLMKLILDKGHSRLPVYYEQPTNIIGLVLVKNLLTIHPGDEVPVKNVTIRKIPRVPENMPLYDILNEFQKGHSHMAVVIRHHNKSTTPESKILADAYKDSVRVDIDGEQTQQEKTLKKQVSLQRWKSFPYNGKDKDNSNKGTLRTMRSKKFARDIDADVLQIDDNPLPKLSEEEEAVGIITMEDLIEELLQEEIFDETDHHDENS